A segment of the Butyrivibrio fibrisolvens genome:
TCCTTGCTTCAGCCAAAAAACAAGAATCTTTTTTGAGTAACGCCTTTCGCACAAGAAAGACTATTGCTATTTTGGTTAAATACAAAACATAATCAACCTGGGCAAACATTGGATATGAGAAGAATCCCATAATATGTATTATTAGATTGATAAGATTGAATAATATATAAATGTAGAATGTAGATTCTTTAGAAATACTTTTTATTTTGTTAATCAAACTTGTATTGCTCTTTGTTCTTGTTTCCATCACAAAAATCCTTTTATTCCCCATAATATTTCAGTTTGAAGTATGGCCCAATAAGCCAAGCATATTATACATAAAGCAACATAATAGGAAAGAAAATTTCGACGAACAGTAAAGAATAAAGGATGAAATGCATCAGAATATTTAGTGGGAAGTGATCGAGAAGTATGTGGGAAGTAAGTGGGAAGTAAACTTCCCGTTTACTTCCCACTTTATGCTATAATATATCCATGGAGGTGCAATGATCATGACGTCTAAAGAAGCATCAGAGAAATGGAATATATCTAAAAGGCAGGTAAATTATTTGTGTTCTTCTGGGAAGATTCCCGGAGCCAAGCTGGTAAACAGAAAATGGAATATACCCGATGATTATTGTTACAAGAAAGATCTCCAGGTACTATCTTCTGTATCTACCGGCGGTTTGAGAAAATACGTTAATGTGGGAGATGATGGTTTTAGAACCATTCGCAATAGCGAATATATTGATAAGTCCGGACTCATCTCTTTTATGAACTCATGCTTGTCTACTTCTCAAAAGCTGATATGCGTCAGCAGACCCAGGCGTTTTGGTAAGTCATTTGGTGCCAAAATGCTGTGTGCATATTATTGCAAAGAATGTGATTCTAAAGACCTTTTTTCTGATCTGATAATAGCCAAAGATAAATCATTTAAAACCCACCTCAATCAACATGATGTCGTTTATCTTGATATGACCTTTTTCATCTCAACTTTAAAAGATGACGAAGATCTTATTGATAAGATAGAAAAAGAGGTTATTGAAGATCTTTCTGACATATTCCCAGCGGTTATAAACGATACCAGCCTTATAAATGCTTTTAGCAAATATGTAGCATTCAACGGCCAAAAACTTATCCTCATTATCGACGAATGGGATGCACCTTTCAGAGAATTCAAGGATAATGCAGAGATATTAGAAAAATACATCAATTTGCTTCGTTCTCTTTTTAAAAGCAATTTTACAGACAGGCTCTTTGATGGCGTGTATATGACCGGTATTCTCCCTATAAAAAAATATGGGCACGAATCAGCCATGAGTGATTTCTTTGAATATAGCATGGTTGAGCCAAGGCCTCTTCAGGAATACATAGGTTTTACAGAAAAAGAAGTTGCAGGTCTTTGCAAAAAACATGATATTAACTTTGAAGAACTAAAATCCTGGTACGATGGATATCATGTTGGAGATGAACATCTTTTTAACCCAAAATCCGTTATGGAGTCTATTCTAAGGAAAAAGCTCAGTAATTATTGGGTAAAGACTGAAACTTATGAATCTCTGCGTGATTATATTGATATGAACTTTGATGGTTTAAAAGATGCTGTTGTTGATATGATTGGCGGAGCAAGTATCAAAGTAGATACTAATTCTTTTCAGAATGACCTTACATCCATGGAAAATAGGGATGATGTATTAACACTCCTAATCCATTTAGGCTATCTTGCTTATGATGAAAATGAAGAAAAGGTATCTATTCCAAATGATGAAATAAAAAGCGAATTCGTAAGAGCTTTAAAAAACGGAAATAAAAAAGAGCTTATCAAAGCCATTCAGAAATCAAACACGCTTCTTGATGCTACGTGGAATATGGATGAAGATACAGTTGCGCAGCTTGTAGAAGAAATGCACAGCGAAATTACTGCTCCTACTTTTTACAATAATGAGCAGGCTTTAAGAAGTGTTATAAAGATGGCTTATATTAGCAGTATAGATTACTATTCACGAATAGACGAACTGCCTACAGGTAAAGGTTTTGCTGATATGGTCTTCTGGCCAAAGAAAAAGGCCTCTTGTCCGGCACTTATTGTAGAACTAAAGTGGGACAAGAGTAGTTCAAAAGCCTTAGAGCAAATAGATAATAATCGGTACGCAGATATATTTAATGGATTTTCAGGTTCAGTACTGAAAATAGGAATAAATTATAGCACTAAAGATAAAAAGCATTCCTGTAAGATAGAAAAAATATCTGTCGAGTAATTTTATTTACTCTTTTCCTCATCGTAAAGCATCCATAAATCTGCGATGACGGGAGATAATCTATGCATTGAAGCAAGGGAATCTGTATAGTCTCTAAGGAAGTAGGCTGTATAGATTCCTTGTTTTTCCTGGTGGGTTACGATGGGTTCGAGGTCGTAGTCTGTGAATGTTATGGTCATGCCTTCCTGGGTTACGGTCTTGTTGATCGTAAAGGTTGCCATGCCTCCAAGTACGCGTTCGATTTCGTTCTGGCCGGATACAGAGTTTCCGAGGCTGTAGTAGATGAGCATCTGCTGCCCGCCGTCTTTTTCTATGAGTTCGTAGGGCTGAAGGACGTGGGGATGGGAGCCTATGACTACGTTGACGCCGCATTCATAGAAGATATCTGTCCACTTGGCTTGATAATCGCTTATTTGAGATGAGTACTCTTCTCCCCAGTGGACGAATACCATTACTACGTCGGCCTGACTTCTTGCGCTTGTAAGCTCGGCTCTTACTTTGTTTTCATCTGATAGTATATTTATACAATCAGTATATTCTTTAGGAATAGGCTGTCCATTGGTTCCATAGGTGTAGTCAAAAAGGGCTATGCTTATTCCGTTCTTTTCTATGATATTAAGGTTTGTATCTCCGGTCTTATCGGATGGAAGTATGCCTATTACTTTAGTGTTATCTCCATATGCATGGTATGTTCTGTCTATTCCTTCTATTCCCTGATCCAGCATGTGGTTAGTTGCACAGGCGATAATGTCAAAGCCTGATGCCTCTTGGGCTAAAGCTATGCCTGATGGAGATGAGAATAC
Coding sequences within it:
- a CDS encoding AAA family ATPase, whose translation is MTSKEASEKWNISKRQVNYLCSSGKIPGAKLVNRKWNIPDDYCYKKDLQVLSSVSTGGLRKYVNVGDDGFRTIRNSEYIDKSGLISFMNSCLSTSQKLICVSRPRRFGKSFGAKMLCAYYCKECDSKDLFSDLIIAKDKSFKTHLNQHDVVYLDMTFFISTLKDDEDLIDKIEKEVIEDLSDIFPAVINDTSLINAFSKYVAFNGQKLILIIDEWDAPFREFKDNAEILEKYINLLRSLFKSNFTDRLFDGVYMTGILPIKKYGHESAMSDFFEYSMVEPRPLQEYIGFTEKEVAGLCKKHDINFEELKSWYDGYHVGDEHLFNPKSVMESILRKKLSNYWVKTETYESLRDYIDMNFDGLKDAVVDMIGGASIKVDTNSFQNDLTSMENRDDVLTLLIHLGYLAYDENEEKVSIPNDEIKSEFVRALKNGNKKELIKAIQKSNTLLDATWNMDEDTVAQLVEEMHSEITAPTFYNNEQALRSVIKMAYISSIDYYSRIDELPTGKGFADMVFWPKKKASCPALIVELKWDKSSSKALEQIDNNRYADIFNGFSGSVLKIGINYSTKDKKHSCKIEKISVE
- a CDS encoding CapA family protein, with protein sequence MKKNLPKIIPLIIFIAAILVVLIIYNSKNASLNIPDNIVFNTKDASVFGLQANLNDGHFKISDETGVAVWESDANWKVQDFLTCDIDNDSEDEILLLTWKKGSFGKHLPFWVESNDTDTSQHIYIYEKREENADKDGFLRASWMSSALSDTIISFSFDPSTRLRVTYEDGRVQYFNWNYWGLKTYTIPSSKVTFTAFGDTIAHKQIYNYALDHADGSYDFLYENVRDIISQSDLSAIVQETPFADDASYTLEDLSVKRDMIYSEYPVFSSPSGIALAQEASGFDIIACATNHMLDQGIEGIDRTYHAYGDNTKVIGILPSDKTGDTNLNIIEKNGISIALFDYTYGTNGQPIPKEYTDCINILSDENKVRAELTSARSQADVVMVFVHWGEEYSSQISDYQAKWTDIFYECGVNVVIGSHPHVLQPYELIEKDGGQQMLIYYSLGNSVSGQNEIERVLGGMATFTINKTVTQEGMTITFTDYDLEPIVTHQEKQGIYTAYFLRDYTDSLASMHRLSPVIADLWMLYDEEKSK